The Haloplanus sp. GDY1 genomic sequence TCGTCGCTCACCCCGACGATGAAGTCTTGGGTATCGGTGGAACACTTGCCCGCCATGCCGACGCCGGCGAGGATGTCCACGTCTGCATCCTTTCGGATGGCGTAACATCACGCTACGACGATACGGAGGCTGCGTCGGCCGAGATTGACCAGCGACGAAACAACGCCCGCCGGGCATGCGACCACCTCGGTGCGACAGTGACCTTCCACAGCTTTCCCGACAACCGATTCGATACTGCACCCTTGCTCGACATGGTACAGACCGTCGAAGCGGAGATTGAACGCTGTGATCCGAACGTCCTCTACACGCATCACTACGGTGATCTGAACGTCGATCACGAACTGACCTGCCGCGCGACGGTCACCGCGACTAGACCACTCAAGGAGTCAGGAGTCAACCGAGTGTACGCATTCGAGACGCTCTCTGCGACCGAGTGGTCCGTCCCGGAGTCGACTAACGCTTTTCAGCCAACGACGTTCGTGGATGTGACGGAGCATCTTGACCGGAAGCTGACGGCTCTTAACGAGTACGAGAACGAACTTCGAACACCGCCGCATCCGCGCACGCCCCGAACCGTCCACCAGAACGCGTCGGTCTGGGGAGCGAAAAGTGGGGTTCCTGCCGCGGAACCGCTTGAACTCCTCCGGGAAGTTCGACACTACTCCTGAACGAACACTTTGAGAACTCGCGTATCGACCTGCTGTCCGTCGATCACGTACGTCACCTTGAGCGTGTACGTTCCGGAGGTCGTATGCGCGTACGAAACGGTAGTATCGTACGTGTCCGCCACTGTCGTCGCGTCAGTCAACTGCACCTCCCCGTCGAATGTCACTGACACCTCCAGCTCGCGTTGAGTGCTAGTATGACAAATAAGTGTTAGTTCACCGAATTCCCCAACGTTGAGGTTGGTTCGGTAGCTGGTCCCCCCGTCCGGACCCCGAATTCCGGTGTAGATCCAGTCCGATGGTGCGTGATGGCGACCGAATCGGCTCCCTACCTCGATTCCGGTGTCGGCTGCATACCTGTCCGCCCACCGTTCCGGACCTCGTTCAGGTTGCAGTCGTTCAATTCGAAAGACCCCGTCGCCCGTGGCCACATCGATGCCGCTTCCCTCCGTGATAGCGAGGACCTCACCTTGGCTGCCGTTGTCGGATGTTTTTCGCACCTGCTCAGCCTGCCAGACTCGAATCCGGCGGCCGTTATAGAAGGTGTACGCACCCGGGTAGGGGCGTGTCTGGGCACGTACCCAGTCAGTCTGCTCACTCGGTGACTGCGTCCAATCGATGAGTCCATCCTGCGGTTGGCGACGAGGGCGGTAAGTCGCTTCAGCAGGGTTCTGTGGCGTCGCATCGATTCTCTCTCGTTCAAGCGAGGGACGGATCTCCTCAAGGATGTCGCGGGCGGCAACCGCGAGTGCGTCCAAGACGGTTCCGATGTCATCACGAGCATCGACGGGTACGGATCGCTGTGTCACCACGTCGCCAGCATCGACACCAGCCGTGTAATAAAAAAACGAGAGCCAGATTTCGGATGCACCGTGAATGAGGCTCCAGTTGACCGGTGCGCCGCCACGTCCTTCAGGTAATCGACTCGCATGAAACCCGAAGAACCCGATCGTCGGTATCTCCAAGGTTCGTTCGTTGAGGATATCTTCCCAACCGGGACAGAGACACACATCGGAGTCCAACGCGTCTAGTCGACGGTACGTACGCTCGTCGTTGATGTCGTCCGTCTTGATCAGTTTGCAGTCCACCTCGGCAACGAGATCTGCGACTGATCTGAAGTTCGCCTGCCTTCGAGCAGCGTCTTCATCCGGCGTCACCACGCCGACAATATTCCAGCCGGTGTCAAGACAGAACGAGAGGACGTGTCGCGCGAGTGCCCGATTCCCGACGATGACGGTCCGCATGCTCCGATCGGAGGCGGCAACACAGTTAAATATTGATCACTCCACGGCACCGAGTACGGCGTCACAGACGGTCTTCCGTCCGGTTCCGGGGACGACACTTTGCCCCCGTTCTCTGTATCGACGCCGCCGAACCGGGTCGTCAATCAGGCCGTCGATCGAAGTTCGCAGATTCGACGCGTCGGCATTCATGGGAAGTACGGTCGCGAGATCCCGCTCGGCAAGGGCCTCCGCGATCAGTCGCTGATTCTCCGCTTGGACGACGGCGACGGAGGGCGCCCCTAATGCAAGCAACTCG encodes the following:
- a CDS encoding methionyl-tRNA formyltransferase, with translation MRTVIVGNRALARHVLSFCLDTGWNIVGVVTPDEDAARRQANFRSVADLVAEVDCKLIKTDDINDERTYRRLDALDSDVCLCPGWEDILNERTLEIPTIGFFGFHASRLPEGRGGAPVNWSLIHGASEIWLSFFYYTAGVDAGDVVTQRSVPVDARDDIGTVLDALAVAARDILEEIRPSLERERIDATPQNPAEATYRPRRQPQDGLIDWTQSPSEQTDWVRAQTRPYPGAYTFYNGRRIRVWQAEQVRKTSDNGSQGEVLAITEGSGIDVATGDGVFRIERLQPERGPERWADRYAADTGIEVGSRFGRHHAPSDWIYTGIRGPDGGTSYRTNLNVGEFGELTLICHTSTQRELEVSVTFDGEVQLTDATTVADTYDTTVSYAHTTSGTYTLKVTYVIDGQQVDTRVLKVFVQE
- a CDS encoding PIG-L deacetylase family protein; the encoded protein is MTILCVVAHPDDEVLGIGGTLARHADAGEDVHVCILSDGVTSRYDDTEAASAEIDQRRNNARRACDHLGATVTFHSFPDNRFDTAPLLDMVQTVEAEIERCDPNVLYTHHYGDLNVDHELTCRATVTATRPLKESGVNRVYAFETLSATEWSVPESTNAFQPTTFVDVTEHLDRKLTALNEYENELRTPPHPRTPRTVHQNASVWGAKSGVPAAEPLELLREVRHYS